A section of the Silene latifolia chloroplast, complete genome genome encodes:
- the rps3 gene encoding ribosomal protein S3, translating to MGQKINPLGFRLGTTQSHYSLWFAQPKNYSEGLQEDQKIRDYIKNFVQKNTRASSGVEGIARIEIQKRIDLIQVIIYMGFPKLLIENRPRGIEDLKINLQKELNCVSRKLNIAISRIAKPYGHPNILAEFIAGQLKNRVSFRKAMKKAIELTEQADTKGIQIQIAGRIDGKEIARIEWIREGRVPLQTIRAKIDYCAYTVRTIYGVLGIKIWIFIDAK from the coding sequence ATGGGACAAAAAATAAATCCACTTGGTTTCCGACTTGGTACAACCCAAAGTCATTATTCCCTTTGGTTTGCACAACCAAAAAACTATTCTGAAGGTCTACAAGAAGATCAAAAAATACGGGATTATATAAAAAATTTTGTACAAAAAAATACAAGAGCATCGTCGGGTGTCGAAGGAATTGCACGCATAGAAATTCAAAAAAGAATCGATCTTATACAGGTAATAATCTATATGGGATTCCCAAAGTTATTAATAGAAAATAGACCACGAGGAATCGAAGACCTAAAAATAAATTTACAAAAAGAATTAAATTGTGTGAGCCGAAAACTCAACATTGCTATTTCACGAATTGCAAAACCTTATGGGCACCCTAATATTCTTGCTGAATTTATAGCTGGCCAATTAAAGAATAGGGTATCATTTAGAAAAGCCATGAAAAAGGCTATCGAATTAACCGAACAAGCGGATACAAAAGGAATTCAAATACAAATAGCAGGCCGGATCGATGGAAAAGAAATTGCACGTATTGAATGGATAAGAGAGGGAAGAGTTCCCCTACAAACCATTCGCGCGAAAATTGATTATTGTGCCTATACCGTTCGAACTATTTATGGGGTATTAGGTATCAAAATTTGGATATTTATAGACGCAAAATAA
- the rpl22 gene encoding ribosomal protein L22 — protein MKRKKRKDDVYALGQYISMSAHKARRVIDQIRGRSYEETLMILELMPYRACYPIFKLIYSAASNASHNKGFNKADLVIFKAEVNKGTTMKKLKPQARGRSYLIKRPTCHITIVLKDITYYGDIEECIRSLSKTNQHKVLLNPAFVEYLDFF, from the coding sequence ATGAAAAGAAAAAAGAGAAAAGATGATGTATATGCTTTAGGCCAATATATATCTATGTCGGCTCACAAAGCAAGAAGAGTAATTGACCAGATCCGCGGGCGTTCCTACGAAGAAACACTTATGATATTAGAACTCATGCCCTATCGTGCATGTTATCCCATTTTTAAATTGATTTATTCTGCAGCATCAAATGCTAGTCACAATAAAGGTTTCAACAAAGCCGATTTAGTCATTTTTAAAGCCGAAGTTAACAAAGGAACTACCATGAAAAAATTAAAACCTCAAGCTCGAGGACGTAGTTATCTGATAAAAAGACCAACTTGTCACATAACTATTGTATTAAAAGATATAACCTACTATGGAGACATAGAAGAATGTATACGAAGTTTATCTAAAACTAATCAACACAAAGTCTTGCTCAATCCAGCATTTGTCGAATACCTGGATTTTTTTTAA
- the rps19 gene encoding ribosomal protein S19, giving the protein MTRSLKKNPFVANHLLRKIDKLNTKAEKEIIVTWSRASTIIPTMIGHTIAIHNGREHLPIYITDRMVGHKLGEFAPTLNFRGHAKNDNKSRR; this is encoded by the coding sequence GTGACACGTTCACTAAAAAAAAATCCTTTTGTAGCCAATCATTTATTACGAAAAATTGATAAGCTTAACACAAAAGCGGAAAAAGAAATAATAGTAACTTGGTCTCGGGCATCTACCATTATACCCACCATGATTGGACATACAATCGCTATCCATAATGGTAGGGAACACTTACCTATTTACATAACGGATCGTATGGTAGGTCATAAATTAGGAGAATTCGCACCAACTCTAAATTTTAGGGGACATGCAAAAAACGATAATAAATCGCGCCGTTAA